In Gemmatimonadota bacterium, a genomic segment contains:
- the holA gene encoding DNA polymerase III subunit delta, with protein sequence MPLLAPDALAEALAAGRRGGVFFLFGEEEFLKEEAAARIVGAHLDPAMRDFNLDQFHGAELEVERLGSVLGMPPLMAEWRVVIVREAQALAGLPRVREMVEALLDRPAPGLALVLLGRIPAGSRAQLYERLKRRAVAVEFLPLGPGETPGWLMARAQAEGLDLDPEAARALGVAIGPELGVLLRELDKLRDYVGARRRVGVADVEAVVGRLPRQNRWEWFDMVGGARFAEARAALPVLLDAGETGVSLVTGLGLQFLRLALAAHGGERALEAELPAGQRWLARRLMPQARRWTPAALDAVLADLLRADRLIKSTGVGDDRVLQELLLRLEAHARAADAA encoded by the coding sequence ATGCCGCTCCTGGCTCCGGACGCGCTGGCCGAGGCCCTGGCGGCCGGGCGCCGGGGCGGCGTGTTTTTCTTGTTCGGCGAGGAAGAGTTCCTGAAGGAGGAGGCGGCGGCCCGCATTGTCGGGGCCCACCTCGATCCAGCCATGCGGGACTTCAACCTCGACCAGTTTCATGGCGCCGAGCTGGAAGTGGAGAGGTTGGGCTCGGTGCTCGGCATGCCGCCGCTCATGGCGGAGTGGCGGGTGGTGATCGTGCGGGAGGCGCAAGCGCTGGCGGGGCTCCCTCGGGTGCGGGAAATGGTCGAGGCGCTGCTGGACCGGCCCGCCCCAGGCCTCGCACTGGTGCTGCTCGGGCGCATTCCGGCGGGCAGCCGGGCGCAACTATACGAGCGCCTGAAGCGGAGGGCGGTCGCCGTCGAGTTCCTGCCCCTCGGGCCTGGGGAGACGCCCGGCTGGCTGATGGCGCGGGCGCAGGCGGAGGGTCTTGATCTCGACCCGGAGGCCGCCCGCGCTCTGGGTGTCGCCATCGGGCCCGAGCTGGGCGTCTTGCTGCGGGAACTGGACAAGCTGCGGGACTACGTCGGCGCGCGCCGCCGCGTGGGCGTGGCGGACGTCGAGGCGGTGGTGGGACGCCTGCCGCGGCAGAATCGCTGGGAGTGGTTCGACATGGTGGGCGGCGCGCGCTTCGCGGAAGCGCGCGCCGCCCTGCCCGTCTTGCTGGACGCGGGCGAGACGGGCGTGAGCCTGGTCACCGGGCTGGGTCTCCAGTTCCTGCGCCTGGCGCTGGCGGCACACGGCGGGGAGCGGGCGCTCGAGGCCGAGCTGCCGGCTGGCCAGCGCTGGCTGGCGCGGCGGCTCATGCCTCAGGCTCGGCGCTGGACGCCCGCGGCCCTGGATGCCGTGCTGGCCGACCTGCTGCGCGCGGACCGGCTGATCAAGTCCACCGGGGTGGGCGATGATCGCGTGCTGCAGGAACTCCTGCTGCGGCTCGAGGCGCACGCCCGGGCGGCGGACGCTGCATGA
- a CDS encoding response regulator, which translates to MATQLRILVAEDEPLNALALQAQLEALGHEVVGPARNGREAIELARTHSLELAILDIRMPEVSGLEAAREIFRITPIPILLLTGYSDPDFIAQATRSPVFHYLVKPVSLADLAPAISVARNRFQEWLHFTDEAAQIEREIRERKVIEQAKGILIQARGLSEEEALALLNREAENRGLPMAEIARTIVAAHSLLRPGQS; encoded by the coding sequence ATGGCGACGCAGCTCAGGATTCTCGTTGCCGAAGACGAACCGCTGAACGCCCTCGCGCTCCAGGCGCAACTCGAAGCCCTGGGACACGAGGTCGTGGGTCCGGCCCGCAATGGCCGTGAGGCGATCGAGCTGGCCCGAACCCACTCCCTCGAGCTCGCCATCCTGGACATTCGCATGCCGGAAGTGTCGGGGCTGGAGGCAGCGCGCGAGATCTTCCGGATCACGCCCATCCCCATCCTGCTGCTCACCGGCTACAGCGACCCCGACTTCATTGCCCAGGCGACGCGCAGCCCCGTGTTCCATTACCTGGTCAAGCCGGTCTCGCTCGCAGACCTCGCCCCCGCCATCAGCGTGGCGCGGAACCGCTTCCAGGAGTGGCTCCATTTCACGGATGAAGCCGCCCAGATCGAGCGCGAGATCCGCGAACGCAAGGTCATCGAGCAGGCCAAAGGCATCCTGATCCAGGCCCGCGGCCTCTCCGAGGAAGAGGCCCTGGCGCTGCTCAACCGGGAGGCGGAAAACCGCGGCCTGCCCATGGCCGAGATCGCCCGCACCATCGTCGCCGCCCACTCCCTGCTCCGACCCGGCCAGTCCTGA
- a CDS encoding SPOR domain-containing protein — MRRLALLLAFAAARPVAALPQAGAVERAEALARAGDYAAARSALARWWQEAAAAAAPADGGLHARALLLRASLATDRDTAQADYLALVLGYPTAPQASEALLRLGQGLLAAGDTSRGLAYLERLAADYPQSPSRAAGLLWLARAYAAGRQGEEACRAAARGLAAPSSDADLVTMLRAEERRHCLAVRPAPAPPARAAAARYAVQAGAFRARAGAEKIASELRSAGFEPRIVYVAGSELIRVRVGRFGSRADADALARRINAAGLEGFVVADAGAERAPVQ, encoded by the coding sequence ATGAGGCGGCTCGCACTCCTGCTGGCTTTTGCCGCCGCCCGCCCGGTCGCCGCCCTGCCCCAGGCCGGCGCAGTCGAGCGGGCGGAGGCGCTGGCCCGGGCCGGCGACTACGCGGCCGCCCGTAGCGCGCTGGCGCGCTGGTGGCAGGAAGCCGCGGCCGCAGCAGCGCCGGCGGACGGGGGCCTCCACGCCCGCGCCCTGCTGCTGCGCGCCAGCCTCGCCACCGATCGCGACACCGCGCAGGCGGATTACCTCGCCCTCGTCCTCGGCTACCCGACCGCGCCTCAGGCCTCCGAGGCGCTGCTACGGCTGGGGCAGGGACTGCTTGCCGCGGGCGACACCAGTCGCGGCCTCGCCTACCTCGAGCGCCTGGCGGCAGACTACCCGCAGAGCCCCAGCCGCGCCGCCGGCCTGCTCTGGCTCGCCCGCGCCTACGCGGCCGGCCGCCAGGGCGAGGAGGCGTGCCGCGCAGCCGCGCGCGGGCTGGCAGCGCCTAGCAGTGACGCCGATCTGGTGACTATGCTGCGAGCCGAGGAGCGGCGGCATTGCCTGGCGGTGAGGCCGGCCCCCGCACCGCCCGCGCGCGCGGCAGCCGCCAGGTATGCGGTTCAGGCGGGCGCGTTCCGCGCGCGTGCCGGCGCGGAAAAGATCGCCAGCGAACTGCGCTCGGCCGGATTCGAGCCCCGGATCGTGTACGTCGCGGGTAGCGAGCTGATCCGCGTGCGCGTAGGCCGCTTCGGCAGCAGAGCCGACGCCGACGCACTGGCCCGCCGCATCAACGCCGCCGGCCTGGAGGGCTTCGTTGTCGCCGACGCCGGCGCCGAGCGTGCCCCAGTCCAGTAG